The Quercus lobata isolate SW786 chromosome 4, ValleyOak3.0 Primary Assembly, whole genome shotgun sequence genome segment ttttcataacaatttttGTGTCAATCTCTTGCGTCTAATTAAATATGTTTGTCCAACAAACTATAATTTAATTGGCTCAAATTAACCCTTTGATATACGAAACCTGCTTCATGTAACATTCATCAGCAACAGTactgaaacaaacaaaatcagAAACAATAactgtacccaaaaaaaagcttataataaaagaaagttacattattttattaacaacttACTGAAATCCATAACACAAAGTCACAAACAAAACTCGttcatatacccaaaacaaCACTTCgaaacaacatatatataattaacatTTTGCTACTATGAACACCAACACTTTTTGACAtagtcactttttcttttttggtttctttaattttttttttccactgaTCAACACATTACATCCTTGAGAAGCTTGTACCTGCGCGTAGCTGTTCGTGGTGAAGGTGTTGGACTCTTTCCCTTCTCGGCGTTCTCAGCTTCACGATCGTGCTGCTGCTTGATTTTGTCGCCTGAATACTCAGACCGGCTTGTAATTCCGGTGTCGATTGAGGCCGCAGATTTCTTGGAAGAGCTGCCTTGTTTTGTGGTTTTCTCCTCACTTTGGCACCAATCGCAAAGTTCAATCGGCTCAGCAAATTCGCTGTAGTAGTTACTACAATACCTAtgaaatcaaacccaaaaaagataaacacaatcactcataaaataatataacttgaAAGCCATATGGGTCTCGTGATTAATATCATATGATAACAAAGAGTACTaagctcttttttttatatatatagaataataaCCGGGACTCGAATCTTGCCTATACCTAAAAAGAAATCTATTGATCACTTAGTCTGATGATATATCAGTTATTATGGAGTGGACATTATAGATTTAATTAATCGAGACTTAGACTAATAAGACAGTAGATGACATAATAAACATGCTGGGATGGATGATGATGAGTATGAAATATGACATATCATAAACATGAAAACATGATGATATATGGTTGTTGGTTGAGGTAGGTACGCCTATGGATGATGATTATGACACATAGAGATAATGATATATGTACATGAAACATGATGGAATATgatcatatatgtgtgtgtgtgtgaaagaattgttatatatatgtatatggtGGGTGTGATGGTAAAAGCCACACAAGTACTATACATACGAGTGTTGAAAGCGGTGGCGGCACTTGTTACAGCGGAAGAGCTTGTCAGAGAAGCCCACGTCGCCGCACATGCAACACACAGTCTGGGTGTCCACCATTGCTTAAAGATAGAGAATATGAAAGAGAAACGGAAgattaagaaagaaagagagagataactacaaaagagaaagaaagaaaaggtagaCAGAGAGagactaggaaaaaaaaaaaaaaagtaatgactTTGAATCGGTGttaaatactatatatataagaaaaaaaaaatatatatatatatatatattatttatatgataAACACACAGGTAGACCACAGGTTGCTTGCAGTCGTTTTCAGTTAGGGCaggcacagagagagagagagagatgtgaacCTTAAATAGAAGTGGAGAAAATGACAGTTGTGTCCCGAGCTGAGCTAGCCTTATTTCATTTCTATCTTACCTCTTCTTTACATCTTTTGTCCTTTCTTGGGTTCTGGCCTTTTGCCATTTAGTGGCATACCGGTATTACCACGCACCTTAAcatttatctctctttctctaggGGAAAAATCTTTTATGTATGAAATTAATATCTCACTGATATGTGGGTCTTATATGCATGAAACTTACATGTCAGGAAAGTTGGTTTGATTTCATATGTTTTGTATAGGAGATATTTTCTCCTCTCTAAGGTAGGAGAATATTACATATCACTAAATAGATATGTTGTATTCATATTGCCTTATACATTTATAAAAGATTAAATACTTATAAGGTTGTTGAAATTCATATCAATTAATGAATTTTCTAATTTAGGATTAAGGACTTCATAAGATTCTTAAagataataataagtaaaaaaaaaaagtgagttaaCCCAAATAACatagagaagagaaaggaaatgagaaaatttgAATTAGTGACCTCTATTTAATGAGACATAAGTCTCGATAAATTATTATGCATTTCTCATCTACTAAGAATCATATAAGCAATAAATCccagttcatcaaaaaaaaaataaacaataaatccCAATGCATTGgggaaaaaatttgaaattcaccAAATGAAAAATTCTTCAATCCTACacatacaatttttaaaattgaggaTGTTATATTTCTAGGCCTATTACACACTCTAATTTTAACTACAAGtaataattttctaaaacttaaataatcCTAGCTTGTTAGCTAACTTACAATAGctttattttaactattttgaatcttaaaacaattgaaaaatctAGTTTAGACccctttttatatttaaaaaagcgAAATTCTTGGATTGATTGTTAAAGGGAAAGCAATAAAAGCATGACCAAATCTATAAAGCGATATAAGAATTGATTGTTCAACCATAGTTCTGCAGATACCAAATCTATAACTAATATAAGGAAAGCAATAAAAGCATGATAGAAGATTTGGTAATGGAGTGAAAAACCAAATAAGAACATCTTCAATTCAATGGAAAACCCACTCTGGGGACCTAGCTAGTCCCTCGAAAATTTTtctaaggaaaaacaaataaaacagcCTACATATAAAACATATATTAAGCTAGACACTTTATTACAACCTCTGCATACGCTTTCCTTACCTTTTTTTACCACAGTAGCCCTAGAATCTCTAAAATCTTCCTCAACAAATTTCCTCCATGAACTCCTTGTACGCAGGAACAAGAAACTCTGGTACTCGACAGAGTTTCTCTCCTTAAAGATTTTTTGCAGTGAGTCTTATTGGAACAAAGAACTTTGTGGGGTTTCAATCTTTGAAGCACTCTCTTTAAGATCACAAGATGAATGGGTAAAGaaacaaatatttttctataaaacatAAAGGAGAAAGGGAACATGATTTAATCTCTGAATAGAACAGGGTGTGGCCTCCTTTTCTCTATAGGAAAATCATGCAAAATCATGTTTATACAagtattaaaattaaaaattattataaaaaaaaataaataaaaaaagagagagagagagatggcaCAAACTAGGTTAGAAACataatcaaaattgaaattctGGCTTTCTCTCTCAAGTGAGCCTAGAGCAAGGAACTGAAGAAGTTTCAGGTTCGTTTATTGTTTTGCTCGAGTTAAAATTTTTCTGTTTGCACTTCTTCGAGTAGTTTCAagacagtttttaccaaacttGTCCAATGAATGAAATGCATCCAcaacttgatttttaattaCAACCAAAATCATGGAATAAGCCAACACTAAAATCCTAACAGCAATTATCATAAAATTGTTCAACAAACCAAGTTCTTTATTTTGATTAAGAAAACTAAAGGTTTGTTTGGCACTATATTAAAGAGGCTACTAAAGAGCTTTAAGGTCTTAAAAGCTGTTTAATAGAAAAGAATTGGCAAAATATTAGTAGACCTTTTGCCTAAAACTCTTTTAAgtgtttataaaataaatcatcaacaataagtaataattccccccccccccccccgccccaACTCTATAACTAAAGCTCTACATCCTATCATGGTCACAAATGAGTATTAAAAGTTCAAAGCTCTCTAAAACATGAATTTTAGTTTTGCATGtactaaactaatttttcccCCTAAGTGCATGGTCTTAGAGCACTCACATTGAATTAGTCAAAATTTTAGCCAAATtt includes the following:
- the LOC115987042 gene encoding uncharacterized protein LOC115987042 isoform X2, with amino-acid sequence MVDTQTVCCMCGDVGFSDKLFRCNKCRHRFQHSYCSNYYSEFAEPIELCDWCQSEEKTTKQGSSSKKSAASIDTGITSRSEYSGDKIKQQHDREAENAEKGKSPTPSPRTATRRYKLLKDVMC
- the LOC115987042 gene encoding uncharacterized protein LOC115987042 isoform X1 produces the protein MVDTQTVCCMCGDVGFSDKLFRCNKCRHRFQHSYCSNYYSEFAEPIELCDWCQSEEKTTKQGSSSKKSAASIDTGITSRSEYSGDKIKQQHDREAENAEKGKSPTPSPRTATRRFIEGPLIARPSIIVKWMGKQGKKRTHSETRAQRQEEIKYLGGKFLPMFGLKFFSTIFSYGKRNIGEVLVL